In Mycobacterium sp. JS623, one genomic interval encodes:
- a CDS encoding DUF732 domain-containing protein has protein sequence MKGFRLASVAVAAIAPALVFAAPAYADPDTDFSNELHTYGIYGQKDYNAWIGKITCKRLYNGLDQDADKSAKFVFLQLPKGSTTEQAWQFLGASLRYYCPDKLPVLDAAAHQ, from the coding sequence ATGAAGGGATTTAGACTCGCTTCGGTTGCCGTGGCAGCGATAGCACCTGCGTTGGTTTTTGCCGCGCCGGCGTACGCCGATCCGGATACGGATTTCTCTAACGAGCTCCACACGTATGGCATTTACGGCCAGAAGGACTACAACGCGTGGATCGGCAAGATCACGTGTAAGCGGCTGTACAACGGGCTGGACCAGGATGCCGACAAGTCCGCGAAGTTCGTCTTCCTTCAGCTGCCGAAGGGCAGCACCACCGAGCAGGCGTGGCAGTTCCTCGGGGCTTCGCTTCGGTATTACTGCCCCGATAAACTGCCGGTACTCGACGCAGCCGCCCACCAGTAA